The following coding sequences are from one Desulfosporosinus orientis DSM 765 window:
- the speE gene encoding polyamine aminopropyltransferase codes for MNKNLPVYFSKQDGDLWLTEEEREDLKISYRIKEILFEGQSEFQHVMVLDSYSFGRMLVLDGIVQTTSIDGYIYNEMISHVPLCIHPEPKKILIIGGGDCGAAKEVCKYAVVDQVDMVEIDKLVVEVCQHHLPEVSGPLADSRVQFIYDDGVNFAENKENEYDVVIVDSSDPIGPAKSLFEKSFYQSIHKSLKADGLMVCQSQSPIFHQEVMQQTYQRIGELFHFVKLYTAVVPTYPGGLWSFTVGSKNYINPDPARLKDKETHYVNKDIIERCFSLPQFMIEQYPPFENN; via the coding sequence ATGAACAAAAATCTGCCCGTATATTTTTCTAAACAAGATGGGGATTTGTGGTTGACAGAAGAAGAACGTGAAGATTTGAAGATCAGCTATAGGATTAAAGAAATTCTCTTTGAAGGACAATCGGAATTTCAGCATGTTATGGTCTTAGATTCCTATAGCTTTGGTAGGATGTTGGTTCTCGATGGTATTGTTCAGACAACCTCCATTGATGGATATATCTATAACGAGATGATTTCCCATGTACCCTTATGCATTCATCCTGAACCTAAAAAAATATTGATCATTGGCGGGGGGGATTGCGGAGCAGCAAAAGAAGTTTGCAAATATGCAGTGGTAGATCAGGTGGATATGGTAGAAATTGACAAGTTAGTGGTTGAAGTATGCCAACACCATTTGCCAGAAGTTTCGGGACCCTTAGCTGACTCGAGAGTACAATTTATTTATGATGATGGAGTTAATTTTGCCGAAAACAAAGAAAATGAATATGATGTCGTCATTGTAGATTCTTCAGACCCTATTGGCCCGGCCAAAAGCCTATTTGAAAAAAGTTTCTATCAAAGTATCCATAAATCCTTAAAAGCGGATGGTTTAATGGTTTGTCAAAGTCAGTCTCCAATTTTTCACCAAGAAGTTATGCAGCAAACTTATCAAAGAATTGGTGAACTTTTTCATTTTGTAAAACTATATACGGCCGTTGTCCCTACCTATCCTGGCGGTTTATGGAGCTTTACCGTAGGGTCAAAGAATTATATTAACCCCGATCCTGCAAGGTTGAAAGATAAGGAAACCCATTACGTCAATAAAGATATAATTGAACGATGTTTTTCTTTGCCGCAATTTATGATAGAGCAATACCCTCCTTTTGAGAATAACTGA
- a CDS encoding MFS transporter: MAVASGITVANLYYIQPLLVEIAESFHVTQVSVGFVAMLTQVGYALGMLSILPLADIKEKRSLIVTMLLFSACALLFMSFSFNITVISIASFAVGFTSVVPQLIVPFAAQLANPKERGRIIGSVMSGLFVGILVSRTFSGIVGEYWGWRTVYLIAAGLMIILALFLRRLLPLCPPISRMNYRDLFKSMVSLSKNLHVLREASLNGALMFAAFSAFWTSLVFLLESSHYHLGADIAGMFGLVGVTGALAAPIVGRTADKRSPRFTVGIGMISVILAYVCFWILGFKLWGLIIGVILLDLGVQSCQISNQARVHALNDEARNRLNTVYMVSYFFGGAVGSYLGSYCYANFNWYGVCVLGLLTQLLAVILHMNYRQKPNIMTT, from the coding sequence ATGGCCGTGGCCAGTGGCATCACAGTGGCAAATTTGTATTATATTCAGCCCCTTCTAGTGGAAATTGCGGAAAGCTTCCATGTAACTCAGGTTAGTGTTGGCTTTGTGGCAATGCTCACTCAGGTTGGATATGCTCTTGGTATGTTGAGTATCTTACCTCTGGCAGATATTAAGGAGAAAAGGTCTCTCATTGTAACGATGCTTTTGTTTTCGGCGTGTGCTTTACTTTTCATGTCCTTTTCCTTCAACATAACAGTGATCTCAATTGCATCTTTTGCCGTGGGTTTTACATCGGTTGTACCTCAACTGATTGTGCCCTTTGCAGCTCAGCTGGCGAATCCCAAAGAACGGGGAAGGATCATTGGCAGTGTGATGAGCGGCTTATTTGTTGGTATATTAGTATCACGTACTTTCAGCGGGATAGTAGGCGAATATTGGGGATGGAGAACCGTATACCTGATTGCGGCGGGTTTGATGATTATACTAGCTCTTTTTCTGCGAAGACTTCTGCCCTTATGTCCTCCTATTTCGAGAATGAACTATAGAGATTTGTTTAAATCCATGGTGAGTTTGAGTAAAAATCTTCATGTCTTGCGGGAAGCCTCTCTTAATGGAGCGCTTATGTTTGCAGCTTTTAGTGCTTTTTGGACATCGCTGGTTTTTTTGCTTGAGAGTTCACACTATCATTTGGGTGCTGATATCGCAGGTATGTTTGGACTAGTAGGTGTTACCGGAGCTCTGGCTGCTCCCATCGTAGGCAGGACAGCCGACAAACGCAGCCCTAGATTTACTGTGGGAATTGGCATGATTTCTGTAATTCTTGCCTATGTTTGCTTTTGGATATTAGGTTTTAAGCTCTGGGGTTTGATTATTGGGGTTATTTTACTTGATTTAGGTGTTCAGTCTTGTCAGATTTCCAATCAGGCTAGAGTACATGCCTTAAATGATGAAGCCCGCAACCGATTAAATACGGTTTATATGGTATCCTATTTTTTTGGAGGAGCTGTAGGCTCTTATCTGGGGTCCTATTGCTATGCAAATTTTAATTGGTATGGAGTTTGCGTCTTAGGACTTTTAACACAACTCCTGGCTGTCATTTTGCATATGAACTATAGACAGAAACCAAATATCATGACAACATAG
- a CDS encoding response regulator, translating to MRLKPKLLLGFVSILVIMAVFFGMSIYSLDRANRSLEKNWQERSRKINYSKTLESELNNISRYLRDLAFLKVNSSEYVSTMDHILASRERIDWALESLETTAVRDEIKSMLRKIRTENLIYIDLQEKIFSLASRNQNEEFERLINMGAAERGQIFKLVVELQGLEDQALNDLITSSSDTYQQSVVFFFISLGLTLLAGTLITIWITRRVTGEIHIVTDVMSRFSSIQDHTILPRIEMSSTDEIGDIALAFNEMARSMEEHALHEKEVLANIGGKNWLKSEVVDITALCQGIQDLDTLASLLITKVVPMIEAIYGVFYIMEGDEEKRYLKKYAVYAASPWANAQEAFLLGEGLVGQSALENRTIILEGNSGNSIKIISGLGEISSQSIILLPVSFKGQVVAVLEMASLQSFTSLHLELLDLVAKNIGTTINRVQAHMKIKSLLTESQVLTEELQSQSEELQLQQEELKTFNENLEKQIRDSEKRATELEGLKAALEEKARELEESSNYKTEFLSNMSHELRTPLNSLLILSQTLMENKEGNLTSSQLDYVKTIFSSGNELLALINDILDLSKVEAGKIILHPEVLKLSDLLGYLRQYFLPVANHKNIDCIVEINQDIPDTTCIDKQRLLQILKNLLSNAFKFTDKGMVSLKVSKAEDAIVKNNPLFKEAEWVLAFAVSDTGIGIHQNKQSIIFEAFQQANGTTARKYGGTGLGLTISQKLAGLLGGYIDLHSIEERGSTFTLYLPGNNAEMVELDKSYKEAAAASSSHSSLRRAELVKLVTHSDGKQDDLSITDNKNARLEGKKVLVVDDDMRNVFALTTALENQKIKTIFAENGRESIETLRSNPDVDLVLMDIMMPEMDGYEALRRIRQIPAYRNLPIIALTSKAMKNDREKCIEAGASDYISKPVNLDQLFSLIKIWLYR from the coding sequence ATGAGGCTTAAGCCGAAGCTACTCCTGGGATTTGTATCTATTTTAGTTATAATGGCTGTCTTCTTTGGAATGTCGATCTACTCTCTGGATCGAGCCAATCGGAGTTTGGAGAAGAACTGGCAAGAACGAAGCCGAAAAATCAATTATTCGAAAACATTGGAAAGCGAACTCAACAATATCAGCAGGTATTTAAGGGATCTGGCTTTTTTAAAGGTAAACAGTTCTGAGTATGTTTCTACAATGGACCATATTCTCGCTTCCAGAGAGAGAATTGACTGGGCTCTGGAATCTCTTGAAACGACGGCAGTACGGGATGAAATTAAAAGCATGCTCCGCAAAATAAGAACAGAAAATCTTATCTATATAGACCTTCAAGAAAAAATTTTTTCATTAGCTTCTAGAAATCAAAACGAAGAGTTTGAACGATTAATCAATATGGGAGCAGCTGAGAGAGGTCAGATCTTCAAACTTGTTGTGGAATTACAGGGTTTAGAGGACCAAGCTTTAAATGACTTAATTACATCCTCTTCCGATACCTATCAACAATCGGTGGTATTCTTTTTTATTTCCCTGGGTTTGACGCTGTTGGCAGGCACTCTAATTACGATATGGATTACACGAAGAGTTACAGGAGAAATCCATATAGTCACAGATGTTATGAGCCGCTTTTCATCTATCCAAGATCATACGATACTGCCTCGTATCGAGATGAGTTCTACGGATGAGATTGGAGATATTGCGCTGGCATTTAACGAAATGGCTCGCTCTATGGAAGAACATGCTCTTCATGAAAAGGAAGTATTAGCTAATATAGGGGGGAAAAATTGGCTTAAATCTGAAGTTGTCGATATTACCGCCTTGTGTCAGGGAATTCAGGATCTTGATACCTTAGCCAGTCTTTTAATTACTAAAGTAGTCCCCATGATTGAGGCTATCTACGGAGTTTTTTACATTATGGAAGGGGACGAGGAAAAACGGTATCTTAAAAAGTATGCTGTTTATGCAGCAAGTCCGTGGGCAAATGCCCAAGAGGCCTTTCTCTTAGGAGAAGGTTTGGTGGGTCAAAGCGCCTTAGAAAATCGAACGATTATCCTGGAGGGAAATTCGGGAAATTCTATTAAAATTATCTCTGGGTTAGGAGAAATTTCCTCTCAGAGCATTATACTATTACCGGTCTCATTCAAAGGCCAGGTTGTTGCTGTGTTAGAGATGGCATCTCTTCAATCCTTTACATCGTTACATCTTGAACTCTTGGATTTAGTAGCAAAAAATATAGGTACAACCATTAACCGTGTACAGGCGCACATGAAAATTAAAAGCCTGCTGACGGAATCACAGGTTTTAACTGAAGAGCTTCAGTCTCAATCTGAAGAGCTTCAGTTACAACAAGAAGAGCTTAAAACCTTTAATGAGAATTTAGAAAAGCAAATCAGAGATTCTGAAAAAAGAGCAACAGAACTTGAGGGCTTAAAAGCAGCCTTAGAAGAAAAAGCACGGGAGTTGGAAGAAAGTTCGAACTATAAAACAGAGTTTTTATCAAATATGTCCCATGAATTGCGGACTCCATTGAATAGTTTGTTGATCCTTTCTCAAACTCTAATGGAAAACAAGGAAGGTAATTTAACCTCAAGCCAGTTAGATTATGTAAAAACTATCTTTTCCTCTGGTAATGAACTTTTGGCATTAATTAATGACATTCTGGACCTGTCAAAAGTTGAGGCAGGAAAAATAATCCTGCATCCGGAGGTTTTGAAATTATCGGATTTGCTGGGTTATCTCAGACAATATTTTCTCCCTGTGGCCAATCACAAGAATATAGACTGTATCGTAGAAATTAATCAGGATATCCCTGATACTACTTGTATAGATAAACAACGGCTTTTGCAAATATTAAAGAATTTACTGTCTAATGCCTTCAAATTTACTGATAAAGGGATGGTCTCTTTAAAAGTCAGCAAAGCGGAAGATGCGATAGTCAAGAATAATCCTTTATTCAAAGAAGCAGAGTGGGTTCTGGCCTTTGCTGTATCTGATACAGGAATCGGAATTCACCAAAACAAACAAAGCATTATTTTTGAAGCTTTTCAGCAGGCTAACGGAACAACTGCCAGGAAATATGGCGGGACAGGTTTAGGGCTGACAATCAGTCAGAAGCTTGCCGGGCTGTTAGGAGGGTACATTGATCTTCATAGCATTGAGGAACGAGGAAGTACATTTACCCTGTATTTGCCGGGCAATAATGCCGAAATGGTAGAATTGGACAAATCCTATAAAGAAGCGGCGGCTGCAAGCAGCAGTCATTCCTCATTGCGCAGAGCCGAACTTGTCAAACTGGTAACCCACTCGGACGGAAAACAAGATGACCTCTCTATAACAGACAATAAAAATGCGCGTTTGGAGGGAAAAAAGGTCTTAGTCGTCGATGATGACATGCGTAATGTTTTTGCGCTTACAACTGCTCTGGAAAACCAAAAAATTAAAACCATATTTGCTGAGAATGGCAGGGAGAGCATAGAGACTCTCCGCAGCAATCCGGATGTCGATTTGGTTCTAATGGACATCATGATGCCGGAAATGGATGGATATGAAGCTTTGCGCCGCATCCGGCAGATACCGGCCTATAGGAATCTGCCCATCATAGCCCTTACATCGAAGGCTATGAAAAACGATCGGGAAAAGTGTATTGAAGCCGGTGCTTCAGATTACATCAGCAAGCCGGTGAATCTGGATCAGCTGTTTTCGTTAATTAAGATTTGGCTGTATAGATAG
- a CDS encoding SAM-dependent methyltransferase yields the protein MNIEKAFYQKLMEDLFADPCEVKFWDGEVVNYGAGEARFQINFNEPIDKKDILSDFSTAFGEGYMHKKIDIEGSVQKVIESIYNRQDSVFHQKSTYLRLAKIISNNIHKSKENIQFHYDIGNDFYNLWLDETMTYSCAYFKSPDDSLAQAQCNKVDHILRKLNLQPGQSLLDIGCGWGELILSAAKNYQVKALGITLSSEQHTHVFNRIQEEGLQDLVDVKLVDYRELRDRTFDRVVSVGMIEHVGKEYLKEYFTTVKSLLNEGGVSLLHCITGYNEGGTNSWINKYIFPGGYIPAIQELVKLMAVNSFYIIDVESLREHYTRTLEHWSHNFEEALPLIRKMKNETFIRMWRLYLNACAASFHCGNIDIHQFMFTKGTNNNWPMTREFMYCDLENTCH from the coding sequence ATGAATATTGAGAAAGCCTTTTACCAAAAACTCATGGAAGATCTTTTTGCTGATCCTTGTGAAGTGAAGTTTTGGGACGGAGAGGTGGTGAACTATGGAGCCGGAGAGGCCCGGTTCCAGATAAATTTTAACGAACCCATTGACAAAAAAGATATACTCAGTGACTTTTCTACTGCTTTTGGGGAAGGCTATATGCATAAGAAAATTGATATTGAAGGCAGTGTTCAAAAGGTTATTGAATCTATCTATAACAGACAAGACAGCGTTTTTCACCAGAAAAGCACTTACCTCAGATTGGCGAAAATCATTTCCAACAACATTCATAAAAGCAAAGAGAATATTCAGTTTCACTATGATATAGGCAATGATTTTTATAATTTATGGCTGGATGAGACTATGACTTATTCTTGTGCATATTTTAAATCACCGGACGATAGTTTGGCTCAGGCCCAGTGCAATAAAGTGGATCACATTCTCCGCAAACTTAATCTGCAGCCTGGGCAAAGCTTACTGGATATTGGCTGCGGATGGGGAGAATTGATTCTTTCTGCAGCAAAAAACTATCAGGTTAAAGCATTGGGTATCACCCTCAGTTCAGAGCAACATACGCATGTTTTTAATAGGATTCAAGAAGAGGGCTTGCAGGATCTTGTTGACGTTAAGCTGGTTGACTACCGTGAATTAAGAGACAGGACCTTTGATCGAGTCGTAAGTGTAGGAATGATTGAACATGTCGGCAAGGAGTATTTGAAAGAGTACTTTACCACCGTGAAGTCTCTTTTAAATGAGGGCGGAGTATCCCTATTACACTGTATTACCGGTTATAATGAGGGAGGAACAAACAGCTGGATTAACAAGTACATTTTCCCAGGCGGATATATTCCGGCGATTCAGGAATTGGTTAAGCTGATGGCTGTTAACTCCTTTTATATTATTGACGTGGAAAGCCTCCGCGAACATTATACTCGAACTTTAGAACACTGGTCTCATAACTTCGAAGAGGCTCTCCCATTGATCAGAAAGATGAAAAATGAGACTTTTATTCGAATGTGGCGTCTTTATCTCAACGCCTGTGCTGCTTCTTTCCATTGCGGCAACATTGACATTCATCAGTTCATGTTTACTAAAGGGACAAATAATAATTGGCCAATGACCCGTGAGTTTATGTATTGTGATCTTGAAAACACTTGTCACTAA